A genomic stretch from Enterobacter dykesii includes:
- the pitA gene encoding inorganic phosphate transporter PitA: MLHLFAGLDLHTGLLLLLALVFVLFYEAINGFHDTANAVATVIYTRAMRSQLAVVMAAVFNFFGVLLGGLSVAYAIVHMLPTDLLLNVSSGHGLAMVFSMLLAAIIWNLGTWYFGLPASSSHTLIGAIIGIGLTNALMTGTSVVDALNLPKVLGIFGSLIISPIVGLVVAGGLIFILRRYWSNTKKRARIHLTPAEREKKDGKKKPPFWTRIALIISAIGVAFSHGANDGQKGIGLVMLVLIGVAPAGFVVNMNASGYEITRTRDAVNNVETYFQQHPDLLKKATGVDQLIPSPEAGATTAPGEFHCHPANAINALERAKGMLGDIESYDKLAVEQRGQLRRIMLCISDVTDKVAKLPEVNGDDKRLLKKLKSDMLNTIEYAPIWIIMAVALALGIGTMIGWRRVATTIGEKIGKKGMTYAQGMSAQMTAAVSIGLASYTGMPVSTTHVLSSSVAGTMIVDGGGLQRKTVTNILMAWVFTLPASILLSGGLYWISLKLI; the protein is encoded by the coding sequence ATGCTACATTTGTTTGCCGGCCTGGATTTACATACCGGGCTTTTATTATTGCTTGCTCTGGTTTTTGTACTGTTTTACGAAGCGATCAACGGCTTCCACGACACTGCAAACGCAGTAGCGACGGTTATCTACACTCGCGCAATGCGATCGCAGCTTGCGGTTGTTATGGCGGCGGTATTTAACTTCTTTGGTGTCCTCCTGGGCGGGCTGAGCGTTGCGTATGCCATTGTGCATATGCTGCCAACGGATCTGCTGCTTAACGTTAGTTCTGGCCATGGCCTCGCTATGGTGTTCTCAATGCTGCTTGCTGCAATTATCTGGAACCTCGGTACCTGGTATTTTGGCCTGCCTGCATCCAGTTCTCACACCCTCATCGGCGCGATTATCGGTATCGGGTTAACCAACGCCCTTATGACCGGAACATCGGTTGTTGATGCGCTGAACCTGCCTAAAGTATTGGGCATTTTCGGCTCTCTGATCATCTCCCCTATCGTGGGCCTGGTAGTCGCGGGTGGATTGATTTTTATCCTGCGTCGCTACTGGAGCAACACGAAAAAACGTGCGCGTATCCACCTGACGCCAGCAGAGCGTGAGAAGAAAGACGGCAAGAAAAAGCCGCCGTTCTGGACGCGTATCGCCCTGATCATTTCCGCTATCGGCGTGGCCTTCTCTCACGGCGCGAACGACGGGCAGAAAGGCATTGGTCTGGTGATGCTGGTTCTGATCGGCGTCGCACCGGCAGGCTTCGTGGTGAACATGAACGCCTCGGGTTACGAAATCACCCGTACCCGCGATGCGGTCAACAACGTTGAAACCTATTTCCAGCAGCATCCCGATCTGCTGAAAAAAGCGACCGGCGTTGATCAGTTGATCCCTTCTCCGGAAGCCGGTGCAACCACCGCGCCTGGCGAATTCCACTGCCATCCGGCAAACGCGATTAACGCGCTGGAACGTGCGAAAGGCATGCTGGGCGATATCGAAAGCTACGACAAACTGGCTGTAGAACAGCGTGGTCAGCTGCGTCGTATCATGCTCTGTATCTCTGACGTGACCGATAAAGTCGCGAAGCTGCCAGAGGTGAATGGTGACGACAAACGTCTGCTGAAGAAACTGAAAAGCGATATGCTCAACACCATTGAGTACGCGCCAATCTGGATCATCATGGCCGTCGCGCTGGCACTGGGTATCGGTACGATGATTGGCTGGCGTCGTGTGGCGACCACCATCGGCGAGAAGATCGGTAAGAAAGGCATGACCTATGCTCAGGGTATGTCCGCGCAGATGACGGCGGCGGTTTCTATCGGTCTGGCGAGCTACACCGGTATGCCGGTATCCACCACCCACGTACTCTCCTCGTCCGTGGCAGGTACCATGATTGTTGACGGCGGCGGTCTGCAGCGCAAAACCGTGACCAACATTCTGATGGCCTGGGTATTCACCCTTCCGGCCTCTATCCTGCTGTCTGGCGGTTTGTACTGGATTTCGCTGAAGCTGATTTAA
- a CDS encoding NAD(P)-dependent oxidoreductase: MGGKDVVLVTGSDLAEQAMVMLQGFEVVFAGRQPTEDDLIALCERHNPVAILVRYGRITAKVMDAAPALQVISKHGSGIDVIDQTAAAERNIAVRAAPGANAAAVAEHTWALILACAKSVVPLDKRLRDGHWDKATHKSIELEGLTLGLIGLGAIGSRVATIGHAFSMKVLAYDPYAKSMPALCERAETLNGLLSRSDVISLHCPLTNENRGMINSETLAHCKRNAIMVNTARGGLIHDESLLAALRDGTLHSAALDSFPHEPLTAPHLWQSVENVVISPHIGGVTAASYIRMGTVAASNILAVTDATTVSS, translated from the coding sequence ATGGGGGGCAAAGACGTAGTACTGGTTACCGGAAGCGACCTGGCGGAGCAGGCCATGGTGATGTTGCAGGGCTTTGAGGTAGTGTTTGCGGGCCGCCAGCCCACAGAAGATGACCTGATCGCGCTGTGTGAACGACACAATCCTGTGGCGATTCTGGTACGTTACGGCCGGATCACCGCGAAAGTCATGGATGCTGCCCCGGCTCTGCAGGTTATTTCCAAGCACGGAAGCGGGATCGATGTGATAGACCAGACGGCAGCGGCCGAGCGCAATATCGCCGTACGCGCTGCGCCAGGCGCAAACGCGGCGGCAGTGGCTGAACATACCTGGGCGCTGATCCTCGCCTGCGCAAAGTCAGTGGTGCCTCTGGACAAGCGGCTGCGGGACGGGCACTGGGATAAGGCGACGCATAAATCCATTGAACTCGAGGGCTTAACGCTGGGGTTAATTGGGTTGGGTGCTATCGGCTCGCGCGTGGCGACTATTGGTCACGCTTTCAGCATGAAGGTGCTGGCTTACGATCCCTATGCTAAGTCCATGCCTGCCCTGTGCGAACGCGCAGAAACGCTGAACGGACTTCTTTCCCGTTCCGATGTCATCTCTTTGCACTGTCCGCTGACCAATGAGAATCGGGGGATGATCAATAGCGAAACGCTCGCACACTGCAAGCGGAACGCCATTATGGTCAATACGGCACGCGGTGGACTGATCCACGATGAGTCGTTACTGGCGGCGCTCAGGGATGGCACTCTGCACAGCGCCGCGCTGGACAGCTTTCCCCACGAGCCGCTGACCGCGCCGCACCTCTGGCAGTCCGTAGAAAACGTGGTTATTTCACCGCATATTGGCGGCGTTACCGCAGCGTCATATATCAGGATGGGGACAGTGGCCGCGAGCAATATTCTGGCCGTGACGGACGCAACCACCGTCAGCTCGTAA
- the uspB gene encoding universal stress protein UspB, whose protein sequence is MISTVALFWALCVVCIVNMARYFSSLRALLVVLRGCDPLLYQYVDGGGFFTSHGQPSKQMRLVGYIYYQRYRDHHDEEFIRRCERLRRQFILTSALCGLVVVSMIALMIWH, encoded by the coding sequence ATGATTAGCACCGTCGCATTGTTTTGGGCGTTATGCGTGGTTTGCATAGTGAATATGGCGCGCTACTTCTCATCGTTACGTGCGCTGTTAGTGGTACTTCGTGGTTGCGATCCGTTGCTTTATCAGTATGTGGACGGTGGAGGGTTCTTCACCTCGCATGGACAGCCCAGCAAGCAGATGCGTCTGGTGGGGTACATCTACTACCAGCGCTACCGCGATCATCACGATGAAGAGTTTATTCGTCGCTGCGAGCGCCTGCGTCGTCAGTTCATTTTGACCAGCGCCCTGTGCGGGCTGGTCGTGGTCAGTATGATTGCATTGATGATTTGGCACTGA
- a CDS encoding NAD(P)/FAD-dependent oxidoreductase produces MERFDAVVIGAGAAGMFCAAMAGQAGRRVLLLDNGKKPGRKILMSGGGRCNFTNLYVEPAAYLSQNRHFCKSALARYTQWDFIDLVGKHGIAWHEKTLGQLFCDDSAQQIVDMLVAECEKGGVVMRLRTEVLEVARDDQGYTLQLNGETVSADSLVIASGGLSMPGLGASPFGYKIAEQFGLKVLPTRAGLVPFTLHKPLLEQLQTLSGVSVPSVITAEDGTVFRENLLFTHRGLSGPAVLQISSYWQPGEFVTVNLLPDCDLDAFLNEQRTAHPNQSLKNTLAMQLPKRLVECLQALGQIPDVSLKQLNSREQETLVETLTNWRVQPNGTEGYRTAEVTLGGVDTNELSSRTMEARNVPGLYFIGEVMDVTGWLGGYNFQWAWASAWACAQALAEDK; encoded by the coding sequence GTGGAAAGGTTTGATGCCGTGGTAATTGGCGCCGGTGCGGCGGGTATGTTTTGTGCGGCAATGGCCGGACAGGCGGGTCGTCGCGTGCTGCTGCTGGATAACGGTAAAAAGCCCGGCCGTAAGATCCTGATGTCCGGCGGCGGACGCTGCAACTTTACTAATCTGTATGTTGAACCCGCGGCCTATTTGAGCCAAAACCGTCATTTTTGTAAATCTGCGCTGGCGCGCTACACCCAATGGGATTTTATCGATCTCGTGGGCAAGCACGGCATCGCGTGGCATGAAAAGACGCTGGGACAGCTGTTCTGCGACGACTCCGCACAGCAGATTGTCGATATGCTGGTGGCCGAGTGCGAGAAGGGCGGCGTCGTCATGCGCCTGCGAACGGAAGTGCTGGAGGTCGCCCGCGACGACCAGGGCTATACGCTGCAGCTGAACGGTGAAACCGTCAGCGCTGACAGCCTGGTGATCGCCAGCGGCGGTCTGTCGATGCCGGGGCTGGGCGCCTCCCCGTTCGGCTATAAGATTGCCGAACAGTTTGGCCTGAAAGTTTTGCCCACGCGCGCCGGGCTGGTGCCGTTTACGCTGCATAAACCGCTTCTCGAACAGCTTCAGACACTGTCCGGCGTGTCTGTTCCCTCGGTCATTACCGCCGAAGACGGGACGGTGTTCCGCGAAAATCTGCTCTTTACCCATCGCGGTCTTTCCGGCCCGGCGGTACTGCAAATCTCCAGCTACTGGCAGCCGGGGGAGTTTGTCACGGTGAATCTGCTCCCCGATTGCGATCTCGACGCGTTCCTTAACGAGCAGCGTACCGCGCACCCGAATCAAAGCCTGAAAAACACCCTGGCAATGCAGCTGCCAAAACGTCTGGTGGAATGTTTGCAGGCGCTGGGGCAGATCCCGGATGTGTCTCTCAAGCAGCTGAACAGCCGCGAGCAGGAGACGCTGGTAGAGACGCTGACAAACTGGCGCGTTCAGCCAAACGGCACCGAAGGCTACCGTACGGCAGAGGTTACGCTGGGCGGGGTCGACACGAATGAGCTCTCGTCCCGCACCATGGAAGCGCGTAACGTGCCGGGGCTCTACTTTATTGGCGAAGTGATGGACGTGACCGGCTGGCTCGGCGGCTACAACTTCCAGTGGGCATGGGCAAGTGCCTGGGCATGTGCTCAGGCGCTGGCAGAAGACAAGTGA
- the rsmJ gene encoding 16S rRNA (guanine(1516)-N(2))-methyltransferase RsmJ, whose translation MKICLVDETGAGDGALSVLAARWGLEHDDENLMALVMTPEHLELRKRDEPKLGGIFVDFVGGAMAHRRKFGGGRGEAVAKAVGIKGSYLPDVVDATAGLGRDAFVLASVGCRVRMLERNPVVAALLDDGLARGYADPEIGPWLQERLQLIHASSLTALTDITPRPQVVYLDPMFPHKQKSALVKKEMRVFQSLVGPDLDADGLLEPARQLATKRVVVKRPDYAPPLADVATANAVVTKGHRFDIYPGTPE comes from the coding sequence GTGAAGATCTGCTTAGTAGATGAAACAGGCGCCGGAGACGGCGCCTTATCTGTTCTGGCCGCCCGCTGGGGGCTGGAGCATGATGACGAAAACCTGATGGCGCTGGTGATGACGCCGGAACATCTGGAGTTGCGTAAGCGCGACGAACCGAAGCTCGGCGGGATTTTCGTCGACTTTGTCGGCGGCGCGATGGCGCACCGGCGCAAGTTCGGCGGCGGTCGCGGCGAAGCGGTGGCCAAGGCGGTCGGCATCAAAGGGAGCTACCTCCCGGACGTGGTCGATGCCACGGCGGGGCTGGGGCGCGATGCGTTTGTGCTGGCGTCAGTCGGCTGTCGCGTGCGGATGCTGGAGCGTAATCCGGTTGTCGCTGCGCTGCTCGACGACGGGCTGGCGCGAGGCTATGCGGACCCGGAAATCGGCCCGTGGTTACAGGAAAGATTGCAGCTGATCCACGCCTCCAGCCTGACGGCATTGACGGATATCACCCCGCGCCCGCAGGTGGTCTATCTCGACCCGATGTTCCCGCATAAGCAGAAAAGCGCGCTGGTGAAGAAAGAGATGCGGGTGTTTCAGTCGCTGGTGGGGCCGGATTTGGATGCCGATGGCCTGCTGGAGCCGGCTCGTCAGCTGGCCACGAAGCGGGTGGTGGTAAAGCGCCCGGACTATGCGCCGCCGCTGGCGGACGTTGCGACCGCTAACGCAGTGGTCACGAAAGGGCACCGGTTTGATATTTATCCGGGTACGCCGGAATAA
- the uspA gene encoding universal stress protein UspA, with amino-acid sequence MAYKHILIAVDLSPESKVLVDKAVSMARPYNAKVSLIHVDVNYSDLYTGLIDVNLGDMQKRISEETHHALSELSTNAGYPITETLSGSGDLGQVLVDAIKKYDMDLVVCGHHQDFWSKLMSSARQLINTVHVDMLIVPLRDEEDE; translated from the coding sequence ATGGCTTACAAACACATTCTCATCGCGGTTGACCTCTCTCCGGAGAGCAAAGTGCTGGTTGATAAAGCGGTATCCATGGCACGTCCCTACAATGCGAAAGTTTCGCTGATTCACGTTGACGTGAATTACTCCGACCTCTACACCGGTCTGATCGACGTGAATCTTGGCGATATGCAGAAACGCATTTCCGAAGAGACTCACCATGCCCTGAGCGAACTCTCCACCAACGCGGGCTATCCGATTACCGAAACCCTGAGCGGCAGCGGCGACCTGGGCCAGGTGCTGGTTGATGCGATCAAGAAATACGATATGGACCTGGTGGTTTGCGGTCACCATCAGGACTTCTGGAGCAAGCTGATGTCTTCAGCGCGCCAGCTGATTAACACCGTTCACGTGGATATGCTGATTGTTCCACTGCGTGACGAAGAAGACGAGTAA